The genomic stretch CAGCAAAAGAAAATCACCCTGCCTTCATTCTTCACTCTGCTGGATGGAGTTTTCCCCATCTCCTCTCATGAGGAGTTGGAAAAAGAAATGTCCAAGATTTCTGCACTGACAGTTGCCGAGGCCATGACTCCGACCCCGACATTTATCTCGCCTGCAACTAAGATTGATGACATTGCAACCATGATGGCCAATGAAAAGCTCTATACGCTGCCCGTCATCGAGGATGAAGCCCTTGTTGGTGTGGTGGGTAAAGAAGACGTTCTGAAAACGCTGCTGCAGAGCTAGGTATCGCTTTGGACTCATTGGCACTTCATCTTCCAGACAGCACTGCGACCGTTGCCCTTGGAAAAGAACTGGCAAAGCATTTCGCGGCTACCAGTTGTCCTCCCGCCCTGCTTCTGCAGGGAGATCTCGGATCGGGAAAGACCACCCTTGTGCGCGGATTAGTGGAGTCTTTGCCGGGGGCAGACCAGGCGGAAGTATCAAGTCCGAGTTTTAATATTTTCAACCTCTATCCCACAACGCCTCCAGTGGCCCATTTCGACCTCTACCGATTGGAAGGAATGCCACCGGATGACGCGCTGTTCGAGTGTTTTGATAATCCGCTGATGCTGACAATCGTTGAGTGGATTCAATTCCTCGACAAAGAAGAGTGGCCTAGTAACGCTCTCCACTTGATATGGACTCCGTCAAAGACGGGGCGCAATGTGACTATTCACGCAACAAGTGGAGCGGCTTTAGATATAGCCCGATCCTTACCGGATCAATTTAAAATCAAGTAGAACACAGAGCTAACATGAACATCGTCGTACAGAAATTTGGCGGAACCTCGGTACGCAACCTTGAATGCCAGCGTCAAGTTATGCAGAAGGTGCTCCGTCCCTATCGAGCAGGCAACAAAGTCATCGTCGTTCTTTCCGCAATGGCGGGAGAAACCAATCGCCTATTGGATTTGGTCAATGAATGGTCAGACAACCCGGACCCGGCAGAGGCTGATTCCCTAGTCTCCACCGGTGAACAGGTTTCCTGTGCCCTTTTTGCAATGCTGCTGAAACAGCAAGGCGTCAAAGCCCGCTCGGTGCTTGGCTTTCAGGCTCCAGTCGAAACGGATGACTCGTACGGTCAGGCTCGTATCGTCAATATTGACGAGAACAAGCTCAAAGGCATGCTCAAGGAGTACGACATACTCGTTGTTGCCGGATTTCAGGGATGCGACCACGGACAACGTATCACCACTCTCGGACGAGGTGGGTCAGACACCTCAGCTGTGGCTCTGGCTGCAGCCATCAAAGCGGATGTTTGTGAAATCTATACAGATGTCCCGGGAGTATTCACCACAGACCCCAATGTATGCTCCAAAGCACGCAAAATGGACAAGATCGCATATGACGAGATGCTGGAGATGGCCAGCATGGGCGCTAAAGTCCTACAGATTCGTTCCGTTGAGTTCGCAAAAAAATACAATGTAACCGTTCACGTCCGCTCCACTTTCGCTGATGAGCCGGGCACCATAGTCACGCAGGAGGATGAAACCATGGAATCCGTACTTGTTTCCGGAATCGCATACGATAAGGATCAGGCCCGAATTACTCTCGTACACGTCAAAGATACCCCTGGCGTGTCCGCACAAATTTTTTCCCCTCTTGCTGAAAAGAAAATCCTTGTCGATATGATCGTTCAGAATCCGAGCAAGGACGGTAAAACCGATATGACGTTTACCGTACCAAGGGCAGACGTAGATCAGACTATTAAGACACTGGAAAAACTAAAATATGAAATTGGATATGAAGAGCTAAACTCAAACCTCAATGTCTCGAAGGTTTCGATTATCGGCGTCGGCATGCGTAACCACTCCGGAGTCGCTTCACACGCATTCCGAGCGCTTGCCGATGAGAATATCAATATCCTGATGATCAGCACGTCCGAGATCAAGGTCACATGCCTGATCGACGACAAATACACCGAATTAGCGGTGCGCACTCTTCACAAAGCCTTCCATCTTGATGAAGGCGAACCATTAGAGACATTATGAGAAAAGTAAGCATATATGACACGACGTTGCGAGATGGTGCCCAGGCCGAAGAACTGAACCTGACTACCGAAGACAAGATCAGAATCGCCCACAAGCTGGACGAACTGGGCATCCATTATATTGAAGCCGGCTGGCCCGGCTCCAATCCAACGGACAAGCGTTTTTTTGAGGATATCAAGAAGCACACCTTCGAAAACGCAAAACTGGCTGCTTTTGGCTCCACACACTTTGCCAAAAAGACGCCTGAAAACGATCCCAATCTTGCAGCTCTTCTGGAAGCTGAAACTCCGGTTATCACCATTTTCGGTAAAAGCTGGGACCTGCACGCAACCATTGCTCTCGGTGTTCCCCTGGAACGCAACCTGGAACTCATAGGTAACAGTGTCCGGTACATCAAGGAACGCACCGATGAAGTGTTCTTTGATGCCGAACATTTTTTCGATGGTTATATCAACAATGCAGACTACGCATTGGAAGTACTCAGGACAGCCTATGAAGCTGGCGCCGACAAGCTGATTCTTTGCGACACCAATGGCGGCACCATGCCGCACCGGCTGTCTGAGATCATCGAAGCGGTCAAGGAGACTCTTCCTGATGCCGAATTCGGGATTCACACGCACAATGATTCCGAACTTGCTGTCGCCAATGCGGTTGAAGCCGTGAGAATGGGAGCCAGTCAGGTTCAGGGGACAATCAATGGCTACGGGGAACGGTGCGGCAATGCCAATCTCTGCTCCGTTATCCCCAACCTTGAATTGAAGATGGATATTGAAACCATCGGTCGCGAAAACCTGAAACGACTCCTGGTCACTTCACACTTTGTAAGTGAAACAGCAAACCTTCGCCCCTTCATGCGACAGCCTTACGTTGGCGCATCCGCATTTGCGCATAAGGGGGGCATTCATGTTTCCGCGATTCTCAAGGATTCAAAGACCTATGAGCATATTACCCCCGAATCTGTAGGTAATGAGCAGCGCGTACTGCTGTCTGATCAGGCGGGTAAATCGAACATCCTCTTCAAAGCCAAAGAACTGGGCTATGAGTTAGGGAAAGATGATCCGACAGTTGACCGACTTCTCAAGGAGCTTAAGCTTAAAGAAAGCATGGGGTATGAATACTCTGTTGCCGATGCTTCTTTTGAATTGATTCTTCAGCAGGCAATGGGCAAGGAGTTGAACTACTTCAGTTTCAAGAACTTCTTTGTCGTGGACGCCAAGCGAGAAGAAGACCCGGAACCGTTCACGGAAGCCACAGTTATCCTCGACGTGAAGGGACAACAGGAACACACGGCCGCAACCGGCATGGGACCTGTTAACGCCCTGGACAGAGCGCTCAGAAAAGGATTGGAGCGATTCTACCCCAAACTCAAGGAAGTACGACTGTTGGACTTCAAGGTTCGAGTTCTTTCCGGTGCCGTGAGAGACACTGGTGGAACAGCATCATTTGTTCGCGTCCTCATTGAAACGGGAGACAAGAACGAGCGATGGACCACTATGGGGGTTTCGCACAACATTATCGAAGCAAGTTGGCAGGCGGTCGTTGATGCGATCAACTACAAGTTGTTCCGTGATGACGTCAGGGCTTCACAAGCGTAACACCTGAGCTGATACAGATATGTCACAACTGGGACGCCCTCTTCCAAGGGCGTCTCTTTTTTTGCACAATGCCAAAAAAAATCCCCCTGCTGCATAAGAAACAGGGGGATCCAATCTACGTCGTTGAAAGCGCTAAAAGCAGCGCCTTCCGGCTCGACATCCTCTCAAATTAGAGCATGCCTGCCACTTTCTTGGTCAAGCGAAGCAACTGGTTCGTGAACCCGGCTTCGTTGTCGTACCAAATGATAAGTTTGAGCTGCGTATCGCCCATGACGCGAGTCAGGGAACTGTCGACCACGCCACCAAAGGTGGAACCCATGAAGTCTACCGAAACCAGAGGCTCTTCGGTGTAGCCCATGGAGTCGTTGGCAGCAGCCTTCAAAGTCGCATTGACCTCTTCAGCGGTAACCGGCTTTTCCAACTCGCAAACCAAGTCCACGAGGGAAACGTTGGGGGTCGGGACACGGATAGCCATGCCATCCAGAACACCGTTCAACTCAGGGATGACCAACCCTACAGCTTTTGCAGCACCAGTTGTGGTCGGCACCATATTGACAGCGCAAGCACGAGCACGACGCATGTCCTTATGGGAACCATCAAGGATACGCTGGCTCATTGTGTAGGAGTGCACAGTGGTCATATTACCATGCTTGATCCCATACTTGTCATTGATGACCTTGGCCACAGGAGCCAGGCAGTTCGTTGTGCAGGAAGCATTGGAAATAATGTTGTGCTCCGGCTTGATGAGCTCGTCATTAACACCCATGACAACAGTCAAATCAGGGTCAGAGCCGGGGGCGGAGATAAGAACTTTCTTGGCGCCACATGCAATCATCTTCTCGCAGCTTTCCCTATCACGGAAGCTACCAGTGGATTCAACAACAATATCGCAGCCCAAGTCACCCCAAATCCACTCGCCGGGAGCTTTACGGGTCACGGTAACGGGTTTTCCATTCATGACGAAACCGTCTTCTGTCGGCTCCACATCCATGAAGCGACCGTGGACAGAGTCATATTTCAGAAGATGAGCCAGATCTTCATTAGAAGCTCGAGCGTTTACAGCAGCCAACTCCAGATCATCATTCTCTGCAATTAGTCGAGCCAAGTATCTGCCAATTCTTCCGAATCCGTTCAAACCGATCTTAACAGCCATACAGCTTCCTCCTCACTTGGTGTGCTGTGTTATTTTTACAAATGCCTAGGAAGACGAATTACAATACGCCCTGAAATATTTTTTCGTCAACCATCATAATAGTTTTTCGCTGAGCACTTGCATTGTTTCACGTTCGGTGAAGTCAAAATGCAACGGCGTCATCGTGATATGCCCTTTCGTCAACAAGGCTCTATCCCTATCTGCACTGATCCTCTCAGGTGGAATCGCACCATTCAGCCAGTAGTAGTCACTTCCTCTGGGATCCTGACGTGTATCATAATAGTCTGTATATGACGCGCGAGTATGAGCGCAAACCACCATTTCCTTGGCCTCTTCGATGGGACAGTTGGGGAAATTGAGATTCAGAACACATTTAGGAGCCAAACTGTCCCAAGGGATTTTATCGAGAAGTTCTGCGGTGTACCGAGCTTGTCCGACCAAGTCTGTCGGTTTGAAGCAATCCATGGATACAGCCATTGCCGGAATATCCATCAAGGCCCCTTCCGTCGCAGCGGAAACTGTACCCGAATACAGGATGTCGACCCCGACATTGGCACCCGCATTTATACCGGAAAGAACGAGGTCCGGAGCTTTATCAAGCAAGGTTGAAAGGCCGAGTTTGACGCAATCAACAGGTGTTCCATGTACTCCTTGCCCAACAAATCCGTTTTCACGGAAATCTTTGACTTTGATGGGCATGAAGAGCGTTACGGCGTGACCAACAGCAGATTGCTCGGTCACGGGAGCGACCACTCGAACCGTATGTCCGGCTTCAACAAGTGCAAAGTAAAGCGAACGCAAGCCAATGGCCTGGATTCCATCGTCGTTGGCAAGTAGTATATTCATGATCACCCCGTGGTATTAGATTTGACAATCCAAGTGAAATCGGGTTTCTAACCTTGAAGCGGACAATCCGCATTTCACATCGCTCACTTCGGCTAAGGTTATGGGCGAGGTACCTCAACACTAAAGAGATAGCAAGATTCGTGACCCAAAAGTCGCAATATATTCAAGACCTGACCCCCGGCATACCGGTTAATGACTATTTCATGCTGAGCGCAGCGAGTCTGGCTCAGTCACGAAACGGCCCGTACTGGAACCTGACGTTTCAAGATGCGACCGGCAAAGTGGATGGTAAGATATGGAGCCCTAAAAGCCAAGAATACCCTTCACTCGTTGCGGGACAAATAACTCGTGTTCAAGGATTTGTCGAAAGCTACAGGGACAAGAATCAACTCAAAGTTGATCACCTTGAACTTGTCAGTGCAGACCAGCCTTCAATAGATTTGGCCGATTACCTTCCGACATCAAAAACACCGCCTACTGAGTTGCTAGAACAAGTCGAAGACTTGATTACGGAGCATATGAAATACGCTCCATGGAAGTCGTTCTGCCGCAAAGTACTGAGCAACGATGATATCAGAAATCGGCTGCTGACGGCTCCTGGTGCCAAAACAGTCCACCATGCATATATCGGTGGATTACTAGAACATTCGCTCCGCGTGGCTCAGTCGTGCATGGCAATATGCAATGTATACCGAGATCTGGATCGACAGACAC from Pseudodesulfovibrio profundus encodes the following:
- a CDS encoding aspartate kinase, with the protein product MNIVVQKFGGTSVRNLECQRQVMQKVLRPYRAGNKVIVVLSAMAGETNRLLDLVNEWSDNPDPAEADSLVSTGEQVSCALFAMLLKQQGVKARSVLGFQAPVETDDSYGQARIVNIDENKLKGMLKEYDILVVAGFQGCDHGQRITTLGRGGSDTSAVALAAAIKADVCEIYTDVPGVFTTDPNVCSKARKMDKIAYDEMLEMASMGAKVLQIRSVEFAKKYNVTVHVRSTFADEPGTIVTQEDETMESVLVSGIAYDKDQARITLVHVKDTPGVSAQIFSPLAEKKILVDMIVQNPSKDGKTDMTFTVPRADVDQTIKTLEKLKYEIGYEELNSNLNVSKVSIIGVGMRNHSGVASHAFRALADENINILMISTSEIKVTCLIDDKYTELAVRTLHKAFHLDEGEPLETL
- a CDS encoding CBS domain-containing protein, with translation MLTAKDIMTTDCITLTPETDIATAAKTLLENKINGAPVIDEGKVVGILCQSDLVAQQKKITLPSFFTLLDGVFPISSHEELEKEMSKISALTVAEAMTPTPTFISPATKIDDIATMMANEKLYTLPVIEDEALVGVVGKEDVLKTLLQS
- the gap gene encoding type I glyceraldehyde-3-phosphate dehydrogenase gives rise to the protein MAVKIGLNGFGRIGRYLARLIAENDDLELAAVNARASNEDLAHLLKYDSVHGRFMDVEPTEDGFVMNGKPVTVTRKAPGEWIWGDLGCDIVVESTGSFRDRESCEKMIACGAKKVLISAPGSDPDLTVVMGVNDELIKPEHNIISNASCTTNCLAPVAKVINDKYGIKHGNMTTVHSYTMSQRILDGSHKDMRRARACAVNMVPTTTGAAKAVGLVIPELNGVLDGMAIRVPTPNVSLVDLVCELEKPVTAEEVNATLKAAANDSMGYTEEPLVSVDFMGSTFGGVVDSSLTRVMGDTQLKLIIWYDNEAGFTNQLLRLTKKVAGML
- the tsaE gene encoding tRNA (adenosine(37)-N6)-threonylcarbamoyltransferase complex ATPase subunit type 1 TsaE, with translation MALHLPDSTATVALGKELAKHFAATSCPPALLLQGDLGSGKTTLVRGLVESLPGADQAEVSSPSFNIFNLYPTTPPVAHFDLYRLEGMPPDDALFECFDNPLMLTIVEWIQFLDKEEWPSNALHLIWTPSKTGRNVTIHATSGAALDIARSLPDQFKIK
- a CDS encoding 3'-5' exoribonuclease YhaM family protein; translation: MTQKSQYIQDLTPGIPVNDYFMLSAASLAQSRNGPYWNLTFQDATGKVDGKIWSPKSQEYPSLVAGQITRVQGFVESYRDKNQLKVDHLELVSADQPSIDLADYLPTSKTPPTELLEQVEDLITEHMKYAPWKSFCRKVLSNDDIRNRLLTAPGAKTVHHAYIGGLLEHSLRVAQSCMAICNVYRDLDRQTLLAGAIFHDLGKAWELTGGLANDYTDEGRLLGHIQLGQEKLEPFLKRSKSLDDGLKLHFRHLITSHHGEHEFGSPVRPNTPEAFVLHFADNMDAKLNIIDQAYEDMEKTDQQWSPYLRFLERSVFRPTVTPDMGKKKNDKPENQCLLPLKA
- the cimA gene encoding citramalate synthase; translated protein: MRKVSIYDTTLRDGAQAEELNLTTEDKIRIAHKLDELGIHYIEAGWPGSNPTDKRFFEDIKKHTFENAKLAAFGSTHFAKKTPENDPNLAALLEAETPVITIFGKSWDLHATIALGVPLERNLELIGNSVRYIKERTDEVFFDAEHFFDGYINNADYALEVLRTAYEAGADKLILCDTNGGTMPHRLSEIIEAVKETLPDAEFGIHTHNDSELAVANAVEAVRMGASQVQGTINGYGERCGNANLCSVIPNLELKMDIETIGRENLKRLLVTSHFVSETANLRPFMRQPYVGASAFAHKGGIHVSAILKDSKTYEHITPESVGNEQRVLLSDQAGKSNILFKAKELGYELGKDDPTVDRLLKELKLKESMGYEYSVADASFELILQQAMGKELNYFSFKNFFVVDAKREEDPEPFTEATVILDVKGQQEHTAATGMGPVNALDRALRKGLERFYPKLKEVRLLDFKVRVLSGAVRDTGGTASFVRVLIETGDKNERWTTMGVSHNIIEASWQAVVDAINYKLFRDDVRASQA
- the surE gene encoding 5'/3'-nucleotidase SurE; protein product: MNILLANDDGIQAIGLRSLYFALVEAGHTVRVVAPVTEQSAVGHAVTLFMPIKVKDFRENGFVGQGVHGTPVDCVKLGLSTLLDKAPDLVLSGINAGANVGVDILYSGTVSAATEGALMDIPAMAVSMDCFKPTDLVGQARYTAELLDKIPWDSLAPKCVLNLNFPNCPIEEAKEMVVCAHTRASYTDYYDTRQDPRGSDYYWLNGAIPPERISADRDRALLTKGHITMTPLHFDFTERETMQVLSEKLL